The Arachis hypogaea cultivar Tifrunner chromosome 19, arahy.Tifrunner.gnm2.J5K5, whole genome shotgun sequence genome has a window encoding:
- the LOC140181926 gene encoding COP9 signalosome complex subunit 6a-like, producing the protein MVWRAPSRSLDDRARSRKDEEDLNRAIALSLGENFKRPNGDVPCENSLLRQVSSLLRRLPVIESGKFQDDFLMIHFVLFLQDIYEAWVNKANDLMKN; encoded by the exons ATGGTTTGGCGAGCACCTTCTAGATCATTG GATGACCGTGCTAGATCCCGGAAGGATGAAGAGGATTTGAACCGAGCAATTGCACTTTCTTTAGGTGAAAATTTCAAGAGACCAAATG GTGATGTTCCTTGTGAAAATTCACTGTTAAGACAAGTGTCAAGTCTCCTGAGAAGATTGCCTGTTATTGAATCTGGGAAATTTCAAGATGATTTCTTAATG ATCCACTTTGTTCTGTTCTTGCAAGATATTTATGAAGCTTGGGTAAATAAGGCAAATGATCTGATGAAAAATTAG
- the LOC112779436 gene encoding protein SIEVE ELEMENT OCCLUSION B isoform X3: MAHHHHKLSLKSLLHHHNHKEEKEHNPLAMSDEHILELIYSTHVHSDTKFEVDPLFTLVHNTLIRSTSILDDLVQGSKSSMEEIDEKILQPNFNSPYCTLKQISFEMCCKAAGEETAHETAVAILHKLSHYEWDAKAVLTLAALAVEYGDFWLLSQHLQTDVLAKSVAVMKRVPLLIRPANLQKHREAITEVNNLVKATLQVIELIVELEKLSSYDTKDVPALLPAREHIPIDVYWCIITLVTIVTQIECLTTDSEEKQELYHYGQKINVVLSKLRKHIALCRHQIEEAEYYRKLRKLFQTPTEIMEVFKVLIFAKDAPQPLFDCASETTVDITVLKKKHVYLFISTLDITEEEISVLRPVHESIKSEEQYKIVWVPIVEEWSEHLRKKFEVLKAKMQWYVVQHFGSIAGYKYIKEEWHFKKSPMVVLLNPQGKVLHQNAFHLIEAYGMKAFPFTTVEEETIHKEKHWVGSVVGGIHSNIDIWIKEEKYILFYGGKDKEWIQEFSKSAASLANETIIKELKISIELFCVEKENRNIFKRFWKRVESLFVTKAHKAADAVKQEVQRLLCYKDETGWALLSKGSSVVLSGHGTTMLKAVAEFERWKEVVVKKGFELSFKEYHERVAHETHRCAQFEIPDVAGKLPEAIKCPDCPRVMDIFITYKCCHNDNTSTTTNANSTYY; encoded by the exons ATGGCTCATCATCATCATAAGCTGTCACTGAAGTCTCTACTCCATCATCACAATCACAAAGAGGAGAAGGAGCATAATCCATTAGCCATGTCGGACGAGCACATCTTGGAATTAATCTACTCAACTCATGTTCATAGTGACACTAAGTTTGAGGTCGATCCTCTCTTCACTCTTGTCCACAATACCCTTATCCGTTCAACCTCCATTTTGGACGACCTTGTGCAG GGTTCCAAATCAAGCATGGAGGAGATTGATGAAAAGATTCTCCAACCCAATTTCAATTCACCTTATTGCACACTCAAGCAAATTTCATTTGAG ATGTGTTGCAAGGCTGCCGGTGAGGAAACTGCTCACGAAACTGCAGTGGCCATTCTCCATAAGCTCTCACACTACGAATGGGATGCGAAAGCAGTGCTCACACTTGCTGCTTTGGCAGTTGAATATGGTGATTTCTGGCTGCTATCTCAGCATCTACAAACAGATGTTTTGGCGAAATCAGTGGCAGTGATGAAGAGAGTTCCACTGCTCATACGGCCTGCGAATTTGCAGAAGCACCGTGAAGCCATCACTGAGGTCAACAATCTGGTGAAAGCGACATTGCAAGTGATTGAGTTGATAGTTGAGTTGGAGAAGCTCTCTTCTTATGACACTAAAGATGTGCCTGCTTTGCTTCCTGCTAGGGAGCATATCCCAATTGATGTGTATTGGTGTATCATCACTCTTGTTACTATTGTCACTCAGATTGAATGTCTCACAACTGATTC GGAGGAGAAACAGGAATTATACCATTACGGTCAAAAGATCAACGTGGTACTCAGCAAACTGAGGAAGCACATCGCGCTCTGCAGACACCAAATTG AGGAGGCAGAATATTATCGTAAGCTAAGGAAGCTTTTCCAAACCCCAACTGAGATAATGGAAGTGTTTAAGGTCTTAATTTTCGCCAAGGATGCCCCGCAGCCACTGTTCGATTGCGCTTCTGAAACTAcg GTTGACATTACAGTGCTGAAAAAGAAACATGTATACCTATTCATTTCAACTCTAGACATCACAGAGGAAGAGATTTCAGTACTGAGACCGGTTCATGAATCCATTAAGTCAGAAGAGCAATATAAGATCGTTTGGGTTCCAATAGTGGAAGAATGGAGCGAGCATCTGCGAAAGAAATTCGAGGTTCTAAAGGCCAAGATGCAATGGTATGTGGTTCAACACTTTGGAAGCATAGCAGGCTACAAGTACATCAAGGAGGAGTGGCACTTCAAGAAGAGTCCTATGGTCGTGCTGCTAAACCCTCAAGGCAAGGTGCTCCATCAAAACGCATTCCATTTGATTGAGGCCTATGGAATGAAAGCCTTTCCCTTTACCACTGTTGAAGAAGAGACAATTCACAAAGAAAAACATTGGGTTGGCTCAGTTGTTGGTGGCATTCACTCCAACATTGACATTTGG ATAAAAGAGGAGAAGTACATATTGTTCTATGGAGGCAAAGACAAAGAGTGGATCCAAGAATTCAGCAAGAGTGCTGCATCCCTTGCAAATGAGACCATAATAAAAGAGTTAAAGATATCCATAGAGCTATTCTGTGTGGAAAAGGAAAACAGAAACATCTTCAAACGCTTCTGGAAGCGGGTAGAGAGCTTGTTTGTGACAAAGGCTCACAAGGCTGCCGATGCAGTGAAACAAGAAGTGCAGAGGTTGCTGTGTTACAAGGACGAAACCGGTTGGGCCCTGCTGAGCAAAGGCTCCTCTGTGGTTCTTAGTGGCCACGGAACCACAATGTTGAAGGCGGTGGCAGAGTTTGAGAGGTGGAAGGAGGTTGTGGTAAAGAAGGGGTTCGAATTGTCATTCAAAGAATACCATGAGAGGGTTGCACATGAAACGCACCGTTGCGCACAATTTGAAATCCCTGATGTTGCTGGAAAGTTGCCAGAGGCTATAAAGTGTCCTGATTGTCCTAGAGTTATGGACATTTTCATAACTTACAAGTGCTGCCACAATGATAATACTAGTACTACTACTAATGCAAATTCTACATACTATTAG
- the LOC112779436 gene encoding protein SIEVE ELEMENT OCCLUSION B isoform X2, with amino-acid sequence MAHHHHKLSLKSLLHHHNHKEEKEHNPLAMSDEHILELIYSTHVHSDTKFEVDPLFTLVHNTLIRSTSILDDLVQGSKSSMEEIDEKILQPNFNSPYCTLKQISFEMCCKAAGEETAHETAVAILHKLSHYEWDAKAVLTLAALAVEYGDFWLLSQHLQTDVLAKSVAVMKRVPLLIRPANLQKHREAITEVNNLVKATLQVIELIVELEKLSSYDTKDVPALLPAREHIPIDVYWCIITLVTIVTQIECLTTDSEEKQELYHYGQKINVVLSKLRKHIALCRHQIEEAEYYRKLRKLFQTPTEIMEVFKVLIFAKDAPQPLFDCASETTVDITVLKKKHVYLFISTLDITEEEISVLRPVHESIKSEEQYKIVWVPIVEEWSEHLRKKFEVLKAKMQWYVVQHFGSIAGYKYIKEEWHFKKSPMVVLLNPQGKVLHQNAFHLIEAYGMKAFPFTTVEEETIHKEKHWVGSVVGGIHSNIDIWQIKEEKYILFYGGKDKEWIQEFSKSAASLANETIIKELKISIELFCVEKENRNIFKRFWKRVESLFVTKAHKAADAVKQEVQRLLCYKDETGWALLSKGSSVVLSGHGTTMLKAVAEFERWKEVVVKKGFELSFKEYHERVAHETHRCAQFEIPDVAGKLPEAIKCPDCPRVMDIFITYKCCHNDNTSTTTNANSTYY; translated from the exons ATGGCTCATCATCATCATAAGCTGTCACTGAAGTCTCTACTCCATCATCACAATCACAAAGAGGAGAAGGAGCATAATCCATTAGCCATGTCGGACGAGCACATCTTGGAATTAATCTACTCAACTCATGTTCATAGTGACACTAAGTTTGAGGTCGATCCTCTCTTCACTCTTGTCCACAATACCCTTATCCGTTCAACCTCCATTTTGGACGACCTTGTGCAG GGTTCCAAATCAAGCATGGAGGAGATTGATGAAAAGATTCTCCAACCCAATTTCAATTCACCTTATTGCACACTCAAGCAAATTTCATTTGAG ATGTGTTGCAAGGCTGCCGGTGAGGAAACTGCTCACGAAACTGCAGTGGCCATTCTCCATAAGCTCTCACACTACGAATGGGATGCGAAAGCAGTGCTCACACTTGCTGCTTTGGCAGTTGAATATGGTGATTTCTGGCTGCTATCTCAGCATCTACAAACAGATGTTTTGGCGAAATCAGTGGCAGTGATGAAGAGAGTTCCACTGCTCATACGGCCTGCGAATTTGCAGAAGCACCGTGAAGCCATCACTGAGGTCAACAATCTGGTGAAAGCGACATTGCAAGTGATTGAGTTGATAGTTGAGTTGGAGAAGCTCTCTTCTTATGACACTAAAGATGTGCCTGCTTTGCTTCCTGCTAGGGAGCATATCCCAATTGATGTGTATTGGTGTATCATCACTCTTGTTACTATTGTCACTCAGATTGAATGTCTCACAACTGATTC GGAGGAGAAACAGGAATTATACCATTACGGTCAAAAGATCAACGTGGTACTCAGCAAACTGAGGAAGCACATCGCGCTCTGCAGACACCAAATTG AGGAGGCAGAATATTATCGTAAGCTAAGGAAGCTTTTCCAAACCCCAACTGAGATAATGGAAGTGTTTAAGGTCTTAATTTTCGCCAAGGATGCCCCGCAGCCACTGTTCGATTGCGCTTCTGAAACTAcg GTTGACATTACAGTGCTGAAAAAGAAACATGTATACCTATTCATTTCAACTCTAGACATCACAGAGGAAGAGATTTCAGTACTGAGACCGGTTCATGAATCCATTAAGTCAGAAGAGCAATATAAGATCGTTTGGGTTCCAATAGTGGAAGAATGGAGCGAGCATCTGCGAAAGAAATTCGAGGTTCTAAAGGCCAAGATGCAATGGTATGTGGTTCAACACTTTGGAAGCATAGCAGGCTACAAGTACATCAAGGAGGAGTGGCACTTCAAGAAGAGTCCTATGGTCGTGCTGCTAAACCCTCAAGGCAAGGTGCTCCATCAAAACGCATTCCATTTGATTGAGGCCTATGGAATGAAAGCCTTTCCCTTTACCACTGTTGAAGAAGAGACAATTCACAAAGAAAAACATTGGGTTGGCTCAGTTGTTGGTGGCATTCACTCCAACATTGACATTTGG CAGATAAAAGAGGAGAAGTACATATTGTTCTATGGAGGCAAAGACAAAGAGTGGATCCAAGAATTCAGCAAGAGTGCTGCATCCCTTGCAAATGAGACCATAATAAAAGAGTTAAAGATATCCATAGAGCTATTCTGTGTGGAAAAGGAAAACAGAAACATCTTCAAACGCTTCTGGAAGCGGGTAGAGAGCTTGTTTGTGACAAAGGCTCACAAGGCTGCCGATGCAGTGAAACAAGAAGTGCAGAGGTTGCTGTGTTACAAGGACGAAACCGGTTGGGCCCTGCTGAGCAAAGGCTCCTCTGTGGTTCTTAGTGGCCACGGAACCACAATGTTGAAGGCGGTGGCAGAGTTTGAGAGGTGGAAGGAGGTTGTGGTAAAGAAGGGGTTCGAATTGTCATTCAAAGAATACCATGAGAGGGTTGCACATGAAACGCACCGTTGCGCACAATTTGAAATCCCTGATGTTGCTGGAAAGTTGCCAGAGGCTATAAAGTGTCCTGATTGTCCTAGAGTTATGGACATTTTCATAACTTACAAGTGCTGCCACAATGATAATACTAGTACTACTACTAATGCAAATTCTACATACTATTAG
- the LOC112779436 gene encoding protein SIEVE ELEMENT OCCLUSION B isoform X1 → MAHHHHKLSLKSLLHHHNHKEEKEHNPLAMSDEHILELIYSTHVHSDTKFEVDPLFTLVHNTLIRSTSILDDLVQGSKSSMEEIDEKILQPNFNSPYCTLKQISFEMCCKAAGEETAHETAVAILHKLSHYEWDAKAVLTLAALAVEYGDFWLLSQHLQTDVLAKSVAVMKRVPLLIRPANLQKHREAITEVNNLVKATLQVIELIVELEKLSSYDTKDVPALLPAREHIPIDVYWCIITLVTIVTQIECLTTDSEEKQELYHYGQKINVVLSKLRKHIALCRHQIEEAEYYRKLRKLFQTPTEIMEVFKVLIFAKDAPQPLFDCASETTVDITVLKKKHVYLFISTLDITEEEISVLRPVHESIKSEEQYKIVWVPIVEEWSEHLRKKFEVLKAKMQWYVVQHFGSIAGYKYIKEEWHFKKSPMVVLLNPQGKVLHQNAFHLIEAYGMKAFPFTTVEEETIHKEKHWVGSVVGGIHSNIDIWFGCELKQIKEEKYILFYGGKDKEWIQEFSKSAASLANETIIKELKISIELFCVEKENRNIFKRFWKRVESLFVTKAHKAADAVKQEVQRLLCYKDETGWALLSKGSSVVLSGHGTTMLKAVAEFERWKEVVVKKGFELSFKEYHERVAHETHRCAQFEIPDVAGKLPEAIKCPDCPRVMDIFITYKCCHNDNTSTTTNANSTYY, encoded by the exons ATGGCTCATCATCATCATAAGCTGTCACTGAAGTCTCTACTCCATCATCACAATCACAAAGAGGAGAAGGAGCATAATCCATTAGCCATGTCGGACGAGCACATCTTGGAATTAATCTACTCAACTCATGTTCATAGTGACACTAAGTTTGAGGTCGATCCTCTCTTCACTCTTGTCCACAATACCCTTATCCGTTCAACCTCCATTTTGGACGACCTTGTGCAG GGTTCCAAATCAAGCATGGAGGAGATTGATGAAAAGATTCTCCAACCCAATTTCAATTCACCTTATTGCACACTCAAGCAAATTTCATTTGAG ATGTGTTGCAAGGCTGCCGGTGAGGAAACTGCTCACGAAACTGCAGTGGCCATTCTCCATAAGCTCTCACACTACGAATGGGATGCGAAAGCAGTGCTCACACTTGCTGCTTTGGCAGTTGAATATGGTGATTTCTGGCTGCTATCTCAGCATCTACAAACAGATGTTTTGGCGAAATCAGTGGCAGTGATGAAGAGAGTTCCACTGCTCATACGGCCTGCGAATTTGCAGAAGCACCGTGAAGCCATCACTGAGGTCAACAATCTGGTGAAAGCGACATTGCAAGTGATTGAGTTGATAGTTGAGTTGGAGAAGCTCTCTTCTTATGACACTAAAGATGTGCCTGCTTTGCTTCCTGCTAGGGAGCATATCCCAATTGATGTGTATTGGTGTATCATCACTCTTGTTACTATTGTCACTCAGATTGAATGTCTCACAACTGATTC GGAGGAGAAACAGGAATTATACCATTACGGTCAAAAGATCAACGTGGTACTCAGCAAACTGAGGAAGCACATCGCGCTCTGCAGACACCAAATTG AGGAGGCAGAATATTATCGTAAGCTAAGGAAGCTTTTCCAAACCCCAACTGAGATAATGGAAGTGTTTAAGGTCTTAATTTTCGCCAAGGATGCCCCGCAGCCACTGTTCGATTGCGCTTCTGAAACTAcg GTTGACATTACAGTGCTGAAAAAGAAACATGTATACCTATTCATTTCAACTCTAGACATCACAGAGGAAGAGATTTCAGTACTGAGACCGGTTCATGAATCCATTAAGTCAGAAGAGCAATATAAGATCGTTTGGGTTCCAATAGTGGAAGAATGGAGCGAGCATCTGCGAAAGAAATTCGAGGTTCTAAAGGCCAAGATGCAATGGTATGTGGTTCAACACTTTGGAAGCATAGCAGGCTACAAGTACATCAAGGAGGAGTGGCACTTCAAGAAGAGTCCTATGGTCGTGCTGCTAAACCCTCAAGGCAAGGTGCTCCATCAAAACGCATTCCATTTGATTGAGGCCTATGGAATGAAAGCCTTTCCCTTTACCACTGTTGAAGAAGAGACAATTCACAAAGAAAAACATTGGGTTGGCTCAGTTGTTGGTGGCATTCACTCCAACATTGACATTTGG tttgGGTGTGAATTGAAGCAGATAAAAGAGGAGAAGTACATATTGTTCTATGGAGGCAAAGACAAAGAGTGGATCCAAGAATTCAGCAAGAGTGCTGCATCCCTTGCAAATGAGACCATAATAAAAGAGTTAAAGATATCCATAGAGCTATTCTGTGTGGAAAAGGAAAACAGAAACATCTTCAAACGCTTCTGGAAGCGGGTAGAGAGCTTGTTTGTGACAAAGGCTCACAAGGCTGCCGATGCAGTGAAACAAGAAGTGCAGAGGTTGCTGTGTTACAAGGACGAAACCGGTTGGGCCCTGCTGAGCAAAGGCTCCTCTGTGGTTCTTAGTGGCCACGGAACCACAATGTTGAAGGCGGTGGCAGAGTTTGAGAGGTGGAAGGAGGTTGTGGTAAAGAAGGGGTTCGAATTGTCATTCAAAGAATACCATGAGAGGGTTGCACATGAAACGCACCGTTGCGCACAATTTGAAATCCCTGATGTTGCTGGAAAGTTGCCAGAGGCTATAAAGTGTCCTGATTGTCCTAGAGTTATGGACATTTTCATAACTTACAAGTGCTGCCACAATGATAATACTAGTACTACTACTAATGCAAATTCTACATACTATTAG
- the LOC112778714 gene encoding protein SIEVE ELEMENT OCCLUSION B isoform X2, protein MVHKLSLKSLLQTADREHNPLAMSDEQILEQIYSTHVHSDTKFDVDSLFTLVYTTLRRSTSIVDNFFEGSKSMMEHIDDKMPLANFSSPHCTLKQIYFEMCCKPPGEETAHKTALVILNKLSNYEWDAKAVITLAAFALEYGDFWLLAHHQPTDLLAKSVAVLKRVPLLTRPEYVQKHRQAIIEVNNLVKATLQVIELIFELEKFSSYDTKDVPALVPAREHIPVDVYWAIITVVTIVSQIDCLTTQSEKKQELYQYGQKLNFILGRLGKQITLCRHEIEEAEYCRKLRKLFQTPTEIMEVFKVLVFSKDAPQPLFDCATKTTIDIEVLKRKHVYLFISTLDITEEEISVLRAVHESIKTDEQYKIVWVPIVEEWTENLRKKFEVLKAKMQWYVVQHLGSIAGYKYIKEEWHFKKSPMVVVLNPQGKVQHTNAFHLIQAYGMKAFPFTSVEEERIHNEIHWVGPVVGDIHSNIDTWIREQKYIFFYGGKDKEWIQQFSKTAAALANDPVIKDLRISIELFCVEKEDKNLFSRFWNRIESLFVTKAHKAVDSAKQEVQRMLCYKYESGWALLSKGSSVVASGHGSTILKTVTEFEKWKEVVRKKGFETSFREYHERIVRSTHRKKRLLGLASAAGTSLRRLWKKDS, encoded by the exons ATGGTTCATAAGTTGTCACTGAAGTCCCTACTCCAGACAGCGGATAGGGAGCATAATCCATTAGCCATGTCTGACGAGCAGATCTTGGAGCAAATATACTCAACACATGTTCATAGTGACACTAAGTTTGATGTGGATTCTCTCTTCACTCTTGTTTACACTACCCTTAGGCGTTCAACTTCCATTGTTGATAATTTTTTTGAG GGTTCTAAATCGATGATGGAACATATAGACGACAAGATGCCCCTAGCCAATTTTAGTTCACCTCATTGCACACTCAAGCAAATCTATTTCGAG ATGTGTTGCAAGCCTCCAGGTGAGGAAACAGCTCACAAAACGGCACTGGTGATACTAAACAAGCTCTCAAACTATGAGTGGGATGCAAAGGCAGTGATCACACTGGCCGCATTCGCCCTCGAGTACGGTGACTTTTGGCTGTTGGCTCACCATCAGCCAACAGACCTTTTGGCCAAATCAGTGGCGGTACTCAAGAGAGTGCCGTTACTGACTCGGCCAGAATACGTGCAGAAGCACCGGCAGGCCATCATTGAGGTCAACAATCTCGTGAAAGCGACATTGCAAGTGATCGAGTTGATATTCGAGTTGGAGAAGTTTTCCTCTTATGACACTAAAGATGTGCCTGCTTTGGTGCCTGCTAGAGAGCACATCCCTGTTGATGTATACTGGGCTATCATCACTGTTGTCACTATTGTTAGTCAGATTGATTGTCTCACCACCCAATC GGAGAAGAAGCAGGAACTGTATCAATATGGACAAAAATTAAACTTCATACTTGGGAGACTTGGGAAGCAGATCACGCTCTGTAGGCATGAGATTG AGGAAGCAGAGTATTGTCGTAAGCTTAGGAAACTTTTCCAAACTCCAACGGAGATAATGGAGGTGTTTAAGGTCCTCGTTTTCTCAAAGGATGCACCACAGCCATTGTTCGATTGTGCTACTAAAACAACG ATTGACATTGAAGTGTTAAAAAGGAAGCATGTATACCTTTTCATTTCAACTCTAGACATCACAGAGGAAGAGATTTCAGTACTCAGAGCAGTTCATGAATCCATCAAGACAGATGAACAATATAAGATTGTTTGGGTTCCAATAGTTGAAGAATGGACCGAGAATCTTCGAAAGAAATTCGAGGTTCTGAAGGCTAAGATGCAATGGTATGTGGTTCAACACTTGGGAAGCATAGCAGGCTACAAGTACATCAAGGAGGAATGGCACTTCAAGAAGAGTCCCATGGTTGTGGTTTTGAACCCTCAAGGCAAGGTTCAGCATACAAATGCATTCCATTTGATTCAGGCTTATGGAATGAAGGCCTTTCCCTTTACCTCTGTGGAAGAGGAGAGAATTCACAATGAAATTCATTGGGTTGGTCCTGTGGTTGGTGATATTCACTCCAACATTGACACTTGG ATAAGAGAGCAGAAATACATATTCTTCTATGGAGGCAAAGACAAAGAATGGATCCAACAATTCAGCAAGACTGCTGCAGCGCTTGCAAATGATCCTGTCATAAAGGACTTAAGAATTTCCATAGAACTCTTCTGTGTGGAAAAGGAAGACAAGAACCTGTTCAGCCGCTTCTGGAACCGTATAGAGAGCTTGTTTGTGACGAAGGCTCATAAGGCAGTTGATAGTGCGAAACAAGAAGTGCAGAGAATGCTGTGTTACAAGTACGAGAGCGGATGGGCCCTGCTCAGCAAAGGGTCGTCGGTGGTGGCGAGCGGCCACGGAAGCACAATCCTGAAGACTGTGACGGAGTTTGAGAAGTGGAAAGAGGTTGTGAGGAAGAAGGGGTTTGAGACTTCATTCAGAGAGTATCATGAGAGGATTGTGCGCTCCACTCACAG AAAGAAAAGATTGCTTGGTCTCGCCTCCGCTGCTGGAACCAGCTTAAGGAGGCTCTGGAAAAAGGATTCATAA
- the LOC112778714 gene encoding protein SIEVE ELEMENT OCCLUSION B isoform X1, whose translation MVHKLSLKSLLQTADREHNPLAMSDEQILEQIYSTHVHSDTKFDVDSLFTLVYTTLRRSTSIVDNFFEGSKSMMEHIDDKMPLANFSSPHCTLKQIYFEMCCKPPGEETAHKTALVILNKLSNYEWDAKAVITLAAFALEYGDFWLLAHHQPTDLLAKSVAVLKRVPLLTRPEYVQKHRQAIIEVNNLVKATLQVIELIFELEKFSSYDTKDVPALVPAREHIPVDVYWAIITVVTIVSQIDCLTTQSEKKQELYQYGQKLNFILGRLGKQITLCRHEIEEAEYCRKLRKLFQTPTEIMEVFKVLVFSKDAPQPLFDCATKTTIDIEVLKRKHVYLFISTLDITEEEISVLRAVHESIKTDEQYKIVWVPIVEEWTENLRKKFEVLKAKMQWYVVQHLGSIAGYKYIKEEWHFKKSPMVVVLNPQGKVQHTNAFHLIQAYGMKAFPFTSVEEERIHNEIHWVGPVVGDIHSNIDTWIREQKYIFFYGGKDKEWIQQFSKTAAALANDPVIKDLRISIELFCVEKEDKNLFSRFWNRIESLFVTKAHKAVDSAKQEVQRMLCYKYESGWALLSKGSSVVASGHGSTILKTVTEFEKWKEVVRKKGFETSFREYHERIVRSTHRCAQFEIQNIAGKLPEAIKCPDCPRIMDIFITYKCCHNDNNNVVISSNDAH comes from the exons ATGGTTCATAAGTTGTCACTGAAGTCCCTACTCCAGACAGCGGATAGGGAGCATAATCCATTAGCCATGTCTGACGAGCAGATCTTGGAGCAAATATACTCAACACATGTTCATAGTGACACTAAGTTTGATGTGGATTCTCTCTTCACTCTTGTTTACACTACCCTTAGGCGTTCAACTTCCATTGTTGATAATTTTTTTGAG GGTTCTAAATCGATGATGGAACATATAGACGACAAGATGCCCCTAGCCAATTTTAGTTCACCTCATTGCACACTCAAGCAAATCTATTTCGAG ATGTGTTGCAAGCCTCCAGGTGAGGAAACAGCTCACAAAACGGCACTGGTGATACTAAACAAGCTCTCAAACTATGAGTGGGATGCAAAGGCAGTGATCACACTGGCCGCATTCGCCCTCGAGTACGGTGACTTTTGGCTGTTGGCTCACCATCAGCCAACAGACCTTTTGGCCAAATCAGTGGCGGTACTCAAGAGAGTGCCGTTACTGACTCGGCCAGAATACGTGCAGAAGCACCGGCAGGCCATCATTGAGGTCAACAATCTCGTGAAAGCGACATTGCAAGTGATCGAGTTGATATTCGAGTTGGAGAAGTTTTCCTCTTATGACACTAAAGATGTGCCTGCTTTGGTGCCTGCTAGAGAGCACATCCCTGTTGATGTATACTGGGCTATCATCACTGTTGTCACTATTGTTAGTCAGATTGATTGTCTCACCACCCAATC GGAGAAGAAGCAGGAACTGTATCAATATGGACAAAAATTAAACTTCATACTTGGGAGACTTGGGAAGCAGATCACGCTCTGTAGGCATGAGATTG AGGAAGCAGAGTATTGTCGTAAGCTTAGGAAACTTTTCCAAACTCCAACGGAGATAATGGAGGTGTTTAAGGTCCTCGTTTTCTCAAAGGATGCACCACAGCCATTGTTCGATTGTGCTACTAAAACAACG ATTGACATTGAAGTGTTAAAAAGGAAGCATGTATACCTTTTCATTTCAACTCTAGACATCACAGAGGAAGAGATTTCAGTACTCAGAGCAGTTCATGAATCCATCAAGACAGATGAACAATATAAGATTGTTTGGGTTCCAATAGTTGAAGAATGGACCGAGAATCTTCGAAAGAAATTCGAGGTTCTGAAGGCTAAGATGCAATGGTATGTGGTTCAACACTTGGGAAGCATAGCAGGCTACAAGTACATCAAGGAGGAATGGCACTTCAAGAAGAGTCCCATGGTTGTGGTTTTGAACCCTCAAGGCAAGGTTCAGCATACAAATGCATTCCATTTGATTCAGGCTTATGGAATGAAGGCCTTTCCCTTTACCTCTGTGGAAGAGGAGAGAATTCACAATGAAATTCATTGGGTTGGTCCTGTGGTTGGTGATATTCACTCCAACATTGACACTTGG ATAAGAGAGCAGAAATACATATTCTTCTATGGAGGCAAAGACAAAGAATGGATCCAACAATTCAGCAAGACTGCTGCAGCGCTTGCAAATGATCCTGTCATAAAGGACTTAAGAATTTCCATAGAACTCTTCTGTGTGGAAAAGGAAGACAAGAACCTGTTCAGCCGCTTCTGGAACCGTATAGAGAGCTTGTTTGTGACGAAGGCTCATAAGGCAGTTGATAGTGCGAAACAAGAAGTGCAGAGAATGCTGTGTTACAAGTACGAGAGCGGATGGGCCCTGCTCAGCAAAGGGTCGTCGGTGGTGGCGAGCGGCCACGGAAGCACAATCCTGAAGACTGTGACGGAGTTTGAGAAGTGGAAAGAGGTTGTGAGGAAGAAGGGGTTTGAGACTTCATTCAGAGAGTATCATGAGAGGATTGTGCGCTCCACTCACAGGTGCGCACAGTTTGAGATTCAAAACATTGCTGGCAAGTTACCTGAGGCCATAAAATGCCCTGATTGTCCCAGGATTATGGACATTTTCATAACTTATAAGTGCTGCCACAATGACAATAATAATGTTGTTATCAGTAGTAATGATGCACATTAG